The genomic interval GGTCTACATAAGCGACGACGCGCTGCGCACACTGAAGGAGATCAACGGCACGGACGGCTCCCCTCCTGACACCGCCCCCCCCATACCGGATGAAGTTTACCGGCTCTGCAGGTCCATGAACGGCGGGTCAAAGGACGAAGAAGACGCGCCGTCCCACTCCGCCGCCATCTCCCGGGACGGCAGGCAGTACATGATGCGGGCGAGCCCGCTCTTCAGGACCGAAACGCAAAAAGAGTCGGAACCTTCCTACATCATGGTCGTGATCGAGCCGTACCTCAAGGAACGCCGCGTGGATACCACCAGGACCGTGGCAAGGTTCGGGCTCAGCAAGAGGGAGGCCCAGATCGTGGACGAAGTCGTGAAGGGGGGCACGAACAGGGAAATAGCCGAGGAGCTCGGCATAAGAGAGGACACGGTTAAAGACCATATAAAGAACATAATGAGGAAGATGGACGTCCACAGCAGGACGGCGATATTCTCCAGGGTAACCCGTTAAGGGGGCCCGGCCCGGACGCCTCATCCCAGCCCTCTCAGAACTTCGTTTCGAGAAGCCCGAACTTAAGAGATCTCTTTTTCACCCTCTCCCAGTCCGGTGGTATTGCGGGGCTGAACGTCTCCTCGCGCGGTGCGGGGCCGAACGCTACCTCCTCGCTCTCGTAGCTCTCGCGGACGAAGACCTTATCTCCGACAACGAGCAGGTACTCTTTTTTAAGGACCACCTTCTTCTCCTTATCGATCCAGTAGGTGAGTTTAACGTCTCCCTCCTCGAACTTCCCGTCCGCGATCAAGACCCAGCAGCCCCTGCCCGCGACATCCTCCTCGCCGGAGAACGACGAGCGCAAGAGCGGCTCCATGCCGTCGGACATCTTCCAGAATGGCAAACGGGCGGACCCGTCGGTCTCAAGATGCCTTGCCTCCTTCGCCGAGGGGAGCAGATGCCAGAAAACCTCCCCGTCGTATACGGCCTCGAACCGCCCTTCCGAATCGACCAGACGGAACTTCCTGCCGCTCACATCGACCTTCACCCTCGCCATAACCGAATATAACCCCTGTCCGGGGGTCTTGACCCTGTGTATCCAGACGCCGGAAAAGCTCTTATCGTCCGCGTTG from Thermodesulfobacteriota bacterium carries:
- a CDS encoding helix-turn-helix transcriptional regulator, with the protein product MDSFDDIVRKRSMPGVVILSTEEEPVYISDDALRTLKEINGTDGSPPDTAPPIPDEVYRLCRSMNGGSKDEEDAPSHSAAISRDGRQYMMRASPLFRTETQKESEPSYIMVVIEPYLKERRVDTTRTVARFGLSKREAQIVDEVVKGGTNREIAEELGIREDTVKDHIKNIMRKMDVHSRTAIFSRVTR